The proteins below are encoded in one region of Maribacter aestuarii:
- a CDS encoding DUF4290 domain-containing protein translates to MNLVENLEYNTERPHLIIPEYGRHFQKMVDHAVSIEDRVERNKVANAIISVMGNLQPHLRDVPDFQHKLWDQLFIMSDFKLDVDSPFPITSKEILQKRPEPLEYPQNHPKYRFYGNNIKRMIDVAVQWEKGDKRSGLEYAIANHMKKCYLNWNKDVVDDKAIFKHLYELSDGQIDLAAEGENLTDSGQFLKNRIAKSPRSSSNKKNQRNNNRGKKRY, encoded by the coding sequence TTGAATTTAGTAGAGAATTTAGAATACAATACAGAACGTCCACATCTCATCATACCTGAGTATGGCAGACATTTTCAGAAAATGGTAGACCATGCCGTTTCCATAGAAGATCGAGTGGAGAGAAACAAGGTGGCGAATGCTATCATAAGTGTGATGGGTAATTTACAGCCCCACCTGAGAGACGTGCCAGATTTTCAGCACAAACTGTGGGATCAGTTATTTATCATGTCCGATTTTAAATTGGACGTGGACTCACCCTTTCCAATAACCTCAAAAGAGATTTTGCAAAAGCGTCCAGAGCCTCTGGAATATCCGCAAAATCATCCCAAATATCGTTTTTATGGAAACAACATTAAACGAATGATCGATGTTGCAGTGCAATGGGAGAAGGGTGATAAAAGATCAGGATTGGAGTACGCGATCGCCAACCATATGAAAAAATGCTATCTCAACTGGAACAAGGATGTGGTGGACGATAAGGCCATATTTAAACATCTTTATGAATTAAGTGACGGACAGATAGACCTTGCCGCGGAGGGTGAGAATTTGACCGATAGTGGTCAATTCCTAAAAAATAGGATTGCAAAAAGTCCAAGGTCCAGTTCCAATAAGAAAAATCAAAGAAATAATAACCGCGGTAAAAAACGCTATTAA
- the murA gene encoding UDP-N-acetylglucosamine 1-carboxyvinyltransferase gives MGTFKIEGGHQLHGEITPQGAKNEALQILCAVLLTAEKVTIHNIPDIVDVNKLIALLEDLGVKIQKKGKGSYTFKSDDINLDYLQSDQFKADGRGLRGSIMLVGPLLARFGKGYIPKPGGDKIGRRRLDTHFEGFIKLGAKFRYNKEEYFYGVEAKKLKGTYMLLDEASVTGTANIVMAAVLAEGQTTIYNAACEPYLQQLCKMLNRMGAKISGVGSNLLVIDGVQELGGTDHTMLPDMIEIGSWIGLAAMTKSELTIKNVSWDDLGQIPTVFRKLGITLERKGDDIYIPEHKKGYEIQNYIDGSILTIADAPWPGLTPDLLSIILVISTQARGEVVIHQKMFESRLFFVDKLLDMGAKIILCDPHRAAVMGHDFKSSLKATTMTSPDIRAGVSLLIAALSAKGTSTIHNIEQIDRGYENIDERLRAIGAKIIRL, from the coding sequence ATGGGAACATTCAAAATTGAAGGGGGGCACCAACTACACGGTGAAATTACTCCTCAAGGCGCAAAAAATGAAGCCTTACAAATTTTATGCGCAGTACTCTTAACTGCAGAAAAGGTAACCATACATAACATTCCAGACATTGTTGATGTTAACAAACTCATTGCCCTCCTAGAGGATTTAGGTGTAAAAATCCAAAAGAAAGGAAAGGGTTCTTATACTTTTAAATCGGATGATATTAATCTAGATTATCTCCAATCCGATCAATTTAAAGCAGACGGTCGGGGATTACGAGGTTCTATTATGTTGGTGGGGCCTTTATTAGCGAGATTTGGCAAAGGGTATATACCTAAACCGGGTGGCGATAAAATAGGTCGAAGAAGATTGGATACCCATTTTGAAGGATTTATAAAACTTGGTGCAAAATTTAGATATAACAAAGAAGAATATTTCTATGGCGTAGAGGCTAAAAAACTTAAGGGTACCTATATGCTCTTAGACGAAGCTTCTGTTACAGGAACGGCGAATATTGTTATGGCCGCAGTATTGGCCGAAGGACAAACTACCATTTATAATGCCGCGTGCGAACCCTATTTGCAACAACTTTGTAAGATGTTGAACCGTATGGGCGCCAAAATTTCTGGCGTTGGTTCCAACCTTTTGGTAATTGATGGAGTCCAGGAGTTAGGAGGTACTGATCATACCATGCTACCCGATATGATTGAAATCGGTAGCTGGATCGGACTTGCCGCAATGACTAAAAGCGAACTTACCATTAAAAATGTCAGCTGGGATGATTTAGGACAAATTCCAACGGTTTTTAGAAAATTGGGTATAACCCTGGAGCGCAAAGGAGACGATATTTATATACCTGAACACAAAAAGGGCTATGAGATACAAAATTACATCGATGGCTCTATTTTGACCATTGCAGATGCTCCTTGGCCGGGACTTACGCCAGACTTGTTGAGCATAATATTGGTGATATCCACCCAGGCTAGGGGAGAAGTAGTTATTCATCAAAAGATGTTCGAAAGCCGTTTGTTCTTTGTGGACAAGCTTTTAGACATGGGCGCCAAAATAATTCTTTGTGATCCTCACAGGGCTGCCGTTATGGGACACGATTTTAAGTCTAGTTTGAAAGCAACAACGATGACCTCTCCGGATATAAGAGCTGGTGTATCTTTATTAATTGCAGCACTTTCTGCCAAGGGAACATCTACTATCCATAATATTGAGCAAATAGACCGGGGGTACGAAAATATTGACGAGCGGCTACGAGCAATAGGGGCTAAAATTATTAGGTTGTAA
- a CDS encoding S10 family peptidase, giving the protein MKNLLCIALFILSTFTAFSQEKSDIKKEVPKGEVFTSTQSVTINGKTIALSAETGTVQLRDENDEPIALFGFTHYKKSNSNENRPIVFAFNGGPLSASFWLHFGVLGPKRIDVNDPSYTKPAPYKVVNNEFSILDKADLVMIDPVGVGFSRPIGNAEWKDFWGVDQDIRSIGLFIEQFLIKTEKMNAPKYLLGESYGTFRNAGLVKYLQDKGIAMNGVIMVSAVFELQHLLFGPGDDISYLTHFPSYAATAWYHNKIKNKGEDLEGFLKGVRTFTENEYAPALLKGDQLTASEKETIAQKLADFSGLTKDFWLKADLRVTNSEYFQELLRDKELTVGRLDSRYTGINEDLLSQSAFTDPQSDAISSPYISAFKDYLYNDLKVRKDLSYTTTAGSRKGFKWDWSHNGNIIWNAQVAVSTLPDMTSAMKRNPDLKILILNGYYDLATVFYGVEYSINHMGLDAELKKNIIMKYYEAGHMMYTHRPSMEKFKTDVDAFIDETSN; this is encoded by the coding sequence ATGAAAAATCTATTATGTATTGCCTTATTCATCTTATCTACATTCACAGCATTCTCTCAAGAGAAATCCGATATAAAGAAGGAGGTTCCCAAAGGTGAAGTATTCACCTCTACGCAGTCGGTAACTATCAACGGCAAAACAATAGCCCTTTCTGCAGAAACCGGTACGGTGCAGTTGCGAGATGAAAATGATGAACCCATAGCCCTGTTCGGATTCACGCACTATAAGAAATCCAATTCAAATGAAAACAGGCCTATTGTTTTTGCATTTAATGGAGGTCCGCTATCCGCATCATTTTGGCTACATTTTGGAGTTTTAGGCCCAAAAAGAATTGACGTTAATGATCCTTCGTATACCAAACCCGCTCCATACAAAGTTGTGAATAACGAATTTTCCATTCTTGACAAGGCAGATTTGGTTATGATCGATCCCGTAGGCGTTGGATTCAGTAGACCTATTGGCAATGCAGAATGGAAAGATTTTTGGGGCGTTGACCAAGATATTAGAAGTATTGGGTTGTTTATAGAGCAGTTCTTAATTAAAACAGAGAAGATGAACGCTCCCAAGTATTTGCTCGGTGAGAGTTACGGTACATTCAGAAATGCAGGATTGGTAAAATACCTTCAGGACAAAGGTATCGCCATGAACGGTGTTATTATGGTTTCCGCGGTTTTCGAGTTACAACATTTACTATTTGGGCCCGGAGATGATATTTCGTATTTGACTCATTTTCCTTCCTATGCCGCTACGGCGTGGTATCATAATAAAATAAAAAATAAAGGTGAAGACTTGGAAGGTTTTTTAAAGGGCGTTAGAACGTTTACCGAAAATGAATATGCGCCAGCCTTACTCAAGGGGGATCAATTAACAGCATCGGAAAAAGAAACTATTGCTCAAAAATTAGCCGACTTTTCCGGTTTAACCAAGGATTTTTGGCTTAAGGCGGATTTACGCGTCACCAATAGCGAGTATTTCCAAGAATTGCTGCGGGACAAAGAACTTACTGTTGGTCGGTTGGATTCGAGATATACTGGGATTAATGAAGACCTGTTATCGCAATCTGCGTTTACTGACCCCCAAAGTGATGCAATCTCCTCACCTTATATTTCGGCATTTAAAGATTATTTGTACAATGATTTAAAGGTGCGCAAAGATTTAAGCTACACCACAACAGCAGGTTCAAGAAAGGGTTTTAAATGGGACTGGAGTCATAATGGTAATATAATATGGAATGCACAAGTGGCTGTCAGTACCTTGCCGGATATGACTTCTGCCATGAAAAGAAATCCTGATCTTAAAATTCTAATTCTAAATGGTTATTATGATTTGGCAACTGTTTTCTATGGCGTAGAGTATTCCATTAACCACATGGGTCTGGATGCTGAATTGAAAAAGAATATTATCATGAAATATTACGAGGCAGGCCATATGATGTATACGCATAGGCCATCCATGGAAAAATTTAAAACTGATGTAGATGCTTTTATTGATGAAACTTCCAACTAG
- a CDS encoding transglutaminase-like domain-containing protein has protein sequence MDYLSPTYFFDYESEEIQKLVADYKNTSLSKKEIVKQLYLKVRDSWRYNPYSLSFSKENYRASVIAKKSKGHCVDKSILLIACLRALGIPARIHLAKVKNHIGVERLVEKFGSNELTNHGMVNVYLDGKWLKLSPAFNASMCQLFNVAPLEFDGENDSILQEFNRNGNLFMEYVEDYGHFEDVPVSFMFKNAREHYPHIFDNGTKQTEFEL, from the coding sequence ATGGATTACCTATCACCTACCTATTTTTTTGATTATGAAAGTGAAGAAATTCAAAAATTGGTAGCCGATTATAAAAATACTTCGCTTTCTAAGAAAGAGATAGTCAAACAACTCTATTTAAAAGTTCGCGACTCTTGGAGGTATAACCCTTATAGCTTAAGTTTTTCCAAGGAAAATTATAGGGCAAGTGTAATTGCTAAAAAATCCAAAGGGCACTGTGTAGACAAGTCCATACTTTTGATAGCTTGTCTGCGAGCATTGGGCATTCCGGCTAGAATTCATTTGGCTAAAGTCAAAAACCATATTGGAGTGGAAAGGCTAGTGGAAAAATTCGGATCCAACGAATTAACCAATCACGGAATGGTGAATGTGTATTTAGACGGAAAATGGCTCAAATTATCGCCTGCATTTAACGCATCTATGTGCCAATTATTTAATGTTGCACCTTTAGAGTTTGACGGTGAAAACGATTCCATATTGCAAGAATTCAATAGAAACGGAAATTTGTTTATGGAATACGTTGAAGACTATGGTCATTTTGAAGATGTCCCCGTATCATTTATGTTTAAGAATGCCCGAGAGCATTACCCTCATATTTTTGACAATGGAACCAAGCAAACGGAATTCGAATTATAG
- a CDS encoding pirin family protein produces MSNPIKKIFQLGFPWQTQDPFLFCVYHLDHYPKGNAELGPDADLSDRNLGNDFVVKDGWRMYHGHSIPGFPSHPHRGFETITIVNKGFCDHSDSLGAAGRFGEGDVQWMTAGRGVQHSEMFPLLNTDKENTLELFQIWLNLPKAGKFVEPHFKMLWHEEIPVIKTDTATIKIIAGNYSDTKAPTAAPDSWAADTGNEVAVWNIHINANSDYTVPKASTDLNRTLYFYEGDKITIHGQEITPNYGIELDATETISIQTNGKSAHFLLLQGKPINEPVAKYGPFVMNTDAEIQKAMEEYRTTQFGGWPWPYPDNVHDAGKGRFAKYPDGTLVEK; encoded by the coding sequence ATGAGTAATCCCATTAAAAAAATATTTCAGCTAGGTTTCCCTTGGCAAACCCAGGACCCCTTTTTATTTTGTGTTTACCATTTAGACCATTATCCAAAGGGCAATGCTGAGCTGGGACCTGATGCAGATCTTAGTGATAGAAACTTAGGAAACGATTTTGTAGTCAAAGATGGATGGCGCATGTACCATGGACATTCCATACCCGGGTTTCCATCGCACCCGCATCGTGGATTTGAGACCATTACCATCGTAAACAAAGGTTTTTGCGACCATTCCGATTCCCTAGGAGCTGCGGGACGTTTTGGTGAAGGGGATGTACAATGGATGACCGCGGGACGTGGTGTACAACATTCAGAAATGTTTCCACTTTTGAATACCGATAAAGAGAATACCTTGGAGCTTTTTCAGATATGGTTGAATCTTCCTAAAGCTGGGAAATTTGTGGAACCACATTTTAAGATGTTATGGCACGAGGAAATTCCTGTCATTAAAACCGATACGGCAACGATTAAGATAATTGCTGGGAACTATTCGGATACAAAAGCGCCAACGGCTGCTCCGGATTCTTGGGCCGCAGATACGGGAAATGAAGTCGCTGTTTGGAATATACATATCAACGCAAATAGTGATTATACCGTACCAAAGGCTTCCACAGACTTGAATAGAACCTTATATTTTTATGAGGGAGATAAAATAACCATACATGGGCAAGAAATAACACCTAATTATGGTATAGAATTGGATGCCACTGAAACCATTAGCATTCAAACAAATGGAAAATCAGCTCATTTTTTATTACTACAAGGTAAACCTATAAACGAGCCCGTAGCCAAATACGGACCGTTTGTAATGAATACCGATGCTGAGATACAGAAGGCCATGGAAGAATATCGCACTACACAATTTGGAGGTTGGCCCTGGCCCTATCCGGATAATGTACACGATGCAGGCAAAGGAAGATTTGCCAAATATCCTGATGGTACTTTGGTAGAGAAGTAA
- a CDS encoding VOC family protein — MKNSIIFLTLFISCGIFAQSFDFKYDHYSFIVKDLEKTGAFYKDILKLEEIPHPSATSGFRWFKINGNSQLHLIGKDSVAMKHSKSVHLCLATQDLDRLIKFLREKKCHSPIGQEKRTASL, encoded by the coding sequence ATGAAAAATAGTATAATCTTCTTAACCCTATTTATAAGTTGTGGGATTTTTGCACAATCCTTTGACTTTAAATATGATCATTATTCCTTTATTGTGAAGGATTTGGAAAAGACCGGAGCCTTCTATAAGGATATTTTAAAGTTGGAGGAAATTCCACATCCCTCCGCAACAAGCGGATTTAGGTGGTTTAAAATAAATGGAAATTCACAACTGCATCTTATTGGTAAGGATAGCGTAGCTATGAAACATAGTAAAAGTGTACACCTATGCCTTGCGACGCAAGATTTGGATAGATTAATTAAATTTCTAAGAGAAAAAAAGTGCCATTCTCCGATTGGCCAGGAGAAAAGAACAGCGTCACTCTAA
- a CDS encoding Lacal_2735 family protein produces MFGLFKKKSEKEKLEDEYKKLMKEAFDLSKTNRSASDGKYEEADKIQKRIALLEEK; encoded by the coding sequence ATGTTTGGATTATTCAAGAAGAAATCAGAAAAAGAAAAATTAGAGGATGAGTATAAAAAACTCATGAAGGAGGCATTTGACCTGTCCAAAACCAACCGTTCTGCAAGTGATGGAAAGTATGAAGAAGCGGATAAAATTCAAAAGCGAATAGCGCTGTTAGAAGAAAAATAA
- a CDS encoding amidohydrolase, which produces MKKKLLFNLLILTSIIATGQKMDSDKKAIIASVESHKEQLIKISDSIWALAETAFNEIGSSKILADYAEKNGLKVTRGVADIPTAFTATYGSGKPVISILGEFDALPGISQKASPVKEPYEEGAAGHGCGHNMFGTASLGAAIAIKELMQAGKIKGTVKFLGTPAEEKFFAKVWMVKAGLWDDVDVNISWHPSAGIEADVQSGLSLIDFIVEFHGQTAHASADPWNGKSASDALELYTTGINYYREHILPSSRIHYHIQDGGQVVNVVPDYSKLWVRVRDPKRKIMLPTYERVKAMAEGAAIMADVDYKISLVSGIYETLVNRSGGEIMQENLELLGPISYTEEETAFGKAIQKATGKPEVGMDSKIYPLKETEENPGGGSTDVGDVSWNVPNINLGVTVAPKDTPWHSWAVVACGGMSIGHKGMVYASKAMGMTMLDLFKNPKLVDKVKEEYKMRKGDEVYEPMIDGPAPINGN; this is translated from the coding sequence ATGAAGAAAAAATTACTTTTTAACCTGCTCATATTAACTTCTATCATTGCTACCGGACAGAAAATGGATAGTGACAAAAAAGCAATTATTGCATCTGTAGAATCACACAAAGAGCAACTTATAAAAATAAGTGACTCCATTTGGGCCCTGGCGGAAACCGCTTTTAACGAAATTGGTTCTTCCAAAATTCTTGCGGATTATGCCGAAAAGAATGGGCTTAAAGTCACCCGTGGCGTAGCGGATATTCCAACTGCCTTTACTGCAACTTATGGTTCCGGTAAACCTGTGATTAGTATTTTAGGAGAATTTGATGCCCTCCCAGGAATTTCCCAAAAAGCCTCCCCAGTTAAAGAACCCTATGAAGAAGGAGCAGCGGGCCATGGATGTGGTCACAATATGTTCGGCACCGCTAGCCTTGGAGCCGCCATCGCAATCAAAGAGCTCATGCAAGCTGGCAAGATTAAAGGAACTGTAAAATTTTTAGGGACACCGGCCGAGGAAAAATTTTTTGCCAAGGTTTGGATGGTCAAAGCGGGACTATGGGATGATGTCGATGTGAATATAAGCTGGCATCCTTCCGCGGGTATTGAAGCGGATGTCCAGAGCGGGTTATCACTTATCGATTTTATTGTTGAGTTTCACGGTCAAACGGCTCATGCCTCTGCTGATCCGTGGAATGGAAAGAGTGCCTCCGATGCTTTGGAACTTTACACAACGGGGATTAATTACTATAGAGAACACATTTTACCTTCTTCAAGAATCCATTACCACATACAGGATGGTGGCCAAGTGGTGAATGTAGTGCCCGACTATTCGAAACTATGGGTACGAGTCCGCGACCCCAAGCGCAAAATTATGCTCCCCACTTACGAACGTGTAAAAGCAATGGCAGAGGGAGCGGCGATTATGGCCGATGTGGATTATAAAATCTCCTTGGTCTCCGGTATTTATGAAACATTGGTCAACCGATCGGGTGGCGAAATTATGCAGGAGAACCTAGAGTTGTTAGGGCCTATTAGTTATACCGAAGAGGAAACCGCATTTGGCAAGGCTATACAAAAAGCTACTGGAAAACCGGAAGTGGGTATGGACAGTAAAATCTATCCATTAAAGGAGACCGAAGAAAATCCCGGTGGAGGATCTACGGATGTTGGTGATGTAAGTTGGAACGTTCCCAATATAAACTTGGGCGTTACCGTTGCCCCAAAAGATACGCCTTGGCATTCTTGGGCCGTGGTGGCCTGTGGTGGAATGTCCATTGGACATAAGGGAATGGTCTATGCTTCTAAAGCAATGGGGATGACCATGTTAGACCTTTTCAAGAACCCTAAACTAGTAGACAAGGTCAAAGAAGAGTACAAAATGAGAAAAGGGGATGAAGTCTACGAGCCCATGATTGATGGGCCTGCCCCTATTAATGGAAACTAA
- a CDS encoding DUF6340 family protein, with protein MSVTEPADIYLASDVTKIGIINRSVPSEGNKTVDQIDKILSLEGLNLDKEGAEAAVIGLSDELSRDNRFEAIRIIEEGDAQKKGLGVFPAALPWSTVEQICEENNVDVLFSLEFYDTDTKADLQITTITIPNSFGIKAKVPGHKITLNTVIKNGWRVYDPLNKQLLDQIATNDYVTSIGEGINPMKAVEAVMGRKEAVKQVSSANGNSYGLKIKPLRRRVTREYFVRGTDNFVVGKRRAQAGNWQGAAELWEQDLNHPDAKIAGRACYNMAIINEINGNLEEAINFASKSYSDYGTRNALRYINILRNRVIDKRVLNSQLSKLDFTE; from the coding sequence ATGAGCGTTACGGAACCTGCCGATATTTATTTGGCATCTGACGTAACCAAAATTGGAATTATAAACAGGAGCGTACCCTCTGAAGGAAATAAAACAGTGGATCAAATAGATAAAATCTTATCCTTAGAAGGGTTAAACTTGGATAAAGAAGGCGCAGAGGCAGCCGTAATAGGGCTCTCAGATGAACTCAGTCGAGACAATCGTTTTGAAGCCATCAGAATTATAGAAGAAGGTGATGCCCAAAAGAAAGGATTGGGCGTTTTCCCTGCTGCTTTACCTTGGTCCACGGTTGAGCAGATTTGCGAAGAAAATAACGTAGATGTACTTTTTTCTCTTGAGTTTTATGATACGGACACCAAAGCAGATTTACAGATTACCACGATAACGATACCTAATAGCTTTGGTATAAAAGCTAAGGTTCCCGGTCATAAAATTACATTGAATACGGTCATAAAAAATGGATGGCGTGTTTATGACCCATTAAATAAACAATTGTTAGATCAGATAGCTACCAATGACTATGTGACCTCAATAGGGGAAGGCATAAATCCCATGAAAGCGGTGGAGGCCGTAATGGGAAGAAAAGAGGCGGTGAAGCAAGTGAGCAGTGCCAATGGAAATAGTTATGGACTGAAAATAAAACCATTAAGAAGACGTGTTACCAGAGAGTATTTCGTACGAGGCACGGACAACTTTGTGGTAGGTAAACGCAGAGCTCAAGCTGGGAATTGGCAAGGTGCGGCCGAACTATGGGAACAGGACCTAAATCATCCGGATGCCAAAATTGCCGGACGTGCATGTTATAATATGGCGATCATCAATGAGATAAATGGAAACTTGGAAGAAGCCATTAATTTTGCTTCAAAATCATACTCGGATTATGGAACTCGAAACGCCTTACGTTATATCAATATTCTTAGAAATAGGGTTATTGACAAACGGGTGTTAAACAGTCAATTATCCAAATTGGATTTCACCGAATAG
- a CDS encoding cryptochrome/photolyase family protein: MGKDKISIFWFRRDLRLDDNVGFLSALKGDYPVLPIFIFDTEILEKLPKDDARVTFIFETLQEMRSQLQEDHDSSLAMFNGTPKSVFKNLIEDYQIHCVYTNTDYEPYAKERDEEIAKLLEENDVDFKSFKDQVIFEKSEVVKDDGDPYVVYTPYKNKWKSHFDADDDLVIHYTSQSLDNLIQHSRLPNLSLSDIGFEKSSLKVPDYTVTPTLIKNYEDTRNYPAIEDGTSRLGPHLRFGTVSVRKMMKKAIAEENEVFWSELIWREFFMQILWHYPNTTTEAFRSKYDRIEWRNNEDEFEKWKNGQTGYALVDAGMRQLNQTGYMHNRVRMLVASFLCKHLLIDWRWGEAYFAEKLLDYEMSSNVGNWQWAAGSGVDAAPYFRIFNPMTQVDKFDKDKKYINKWVPELQDSSYPEKMVDHKEARERCLEVYKEAVG, encoded by the coding sequence ATGGGGAAAGACAAGATTTCAATATTTTGGTTCAGAAGAGATTTAAGGTTGGATGACAATGTAGGTTTTCTTTCTGCATTAAAGGGCGACTATCCCGTTTTACCTATCTTTATTTTTGATACAGAAATACTTGAAAAACTCCCAAAAGATGATGCCCGGGTAACCTTTATTTTTGAAACCCTTCAGGAAATGCGGAGTCAGCTACAGGAAGATCACGACAGCTCCTTGGCCATGTTTAATGGAACACCAAAATCAGTTTTCAAAAATTTAATCGAAGATTACCAAATTCACTGTGTTTACACCAATACGGATTATGAACCCTATGCCAAAGAACGCGACGAAGAAATAGCAAAGCTTCTAGAAGAAAACGATGTTGATTTTAAATCTTTTAAGGACCAAGTTATTTTTGAAAAGTCGGAGGTTGTAAAAGATGATGGCGACCCTTACGTGGTTTACACCCCTTATAAAAATAAATGGAAGTCGCATTTTGACGCGGATGATGACTTAGTAATACATTACACGAGTCAATCCTTGGACAATCTTATACAACACTCCAGGTTGCCCAATTTATCATTAAGCGATATCGGGTTCGAAAAATCTTCTTTAAAGGTTCCAGATTATACCGTGACCCCTACTCTAATTAAAAATTACGAGGATACTAGGAATTATCCAGCTATTGAAGACGGTACGTCTAGGTTGGGACCTCATTTGCGTTTTGGAACCGTTTCTGTACGAAAAATGATGAAAAAAGCTATTGCGGAGGAGAACGAGGTTTTTTGGAGCGAACTTATATGGCGGGAGTTTTTTATGCAAATACTTTGGCACTATCCCAATACCACAACTGAAGCATTCCGCTCAAAATATGACCGTATTGAATGGCGGAATAATGAAGATGAATTCGAAAAATGGAAAAATGGCCAGACAGGTTATGCCCTGGTAGACGCAGGGATGCGACAGCTAAACCAAACTGGTTATATGCACAATCGTGTGCGTATGCTAGTGGCTAGTTTTCTTTGCAAGCACCTTTTAATAGATTGGCGTTGGGGAGAGGCTTATTTTGCCGAAAAACTATTGGATTATGAAATGAGTTCCAACGTTGGCAACTGGCAATGGGCCGCTGGTAGCGGTGTTGACGCTGCGCCATATTTCCGTATTTTCAACCCGATGACCCAAGTGGATAAATTTGATAAGGATAAAAAATATATCAACAAGTGGGTTCCAGAGCTACAGGATTCCTCTTATCCAGAAAAGATGGTTGATCACAAAGAAGCTCGTGAACGCTGTTTAGAAGTCTACAAAGAGGCCGTAGGATAA
- a CDS encoding SDR family NAD(P)-dependent oxidoreductase, translating to MKNILLIGGSHGIGLTIIEQLKESHKIYVASRSNDSLDHGNITHIPFDVTKDELDLSKLPEQIDGFVYCPGSINLKPFKMMSMDTFTEDMQLNFFCLVKVVKEIIGRMSDDSSMVFFSTVAVGTGMPFHTSVAAAKGAIEGFAKSMAAEYAPKTRVNVIAPSLVDTPLAKRLLNNDKKREAMGERHPMKRVGETSDIANIAVFLLSDKSSWMTGQIIGVDGGLSTLNVN from the coding sequence ATGAAAAATATTTTACTCATAGGAGGCTCGCACGGAATTGGCCTAACTATAATTGAACAATTAAAGGAATCCCATAAAATATACGTTGCTTCTAGAAGTAACGATTCTTTGGATCATGGAAATATAACACATATACCTTTTGATGTGACAAAGGATGAATTAGATTTATCCAAATTACCGGAGCAAATTGATGGTTTTGTGTATTGCCCGGGTTCCATTAATTTAAAGCCTTTTAAAATGATGAGCATGGATACTTTTACAGAGGACATGCAATTAAACTTCTTCTGTCTGGTAAAGGTTGTCAAAGAAATTATTGGTAGAATGTCAGATGATTCCAGTATGGTTTTTTTCAGTACTGTTGCAGTAGGGACCGGAATGCCATTCCATACTAGTGTGGCGGCAGCAAAAGGAGCTATAGAAGGTTTTGCCAAATCCATGGCGGCAGAATATGCTCCCAAAACCAGAGTGAATGTTATTGCTCCTTCACTGGTAGATACACCTTTGGCAAAACGATTGTTGAACAATGATAAAAAGCGAGAGGCCATGGGCGAAAGACACCCTATGAAACGTGTGGGAGAAACAAGCGATATTGCCAATATTGCCGTATTTTTATTGAGCGATAAAAGTTCTTGGATGACAGGTCAAATAATCGGGGTAGATGGCGGGCTGTCAACGTTAAACGTAAATTAA
- a CDS encoding SRPBCC family protein codes for MKLYQLHSKQALPISKQKAWDFLSNPANLKTITPDHMGFNILSGADRAMFAGQIIQYKVKPFPGYSTKWVTEITHISEGEYFVDEQRFGPYALWHHKHFIKEIDGGVEMEDIIDYKIPFGWLGQLAHPLIVKKQLLEIFGYREAKLIELFSKIDGIPNELTLKSI; via the coding sequence ATGAAATTATACCAACTCCACTCTAAGCAAGCTTTGCCTATATCTAAACAGAAGGCTTGGGACTTTTTGTCAAACCCTGCTAATCTAAAGACTATAACTCCGGACCACATGGGGTTCAATATTCTTTCAGGGGCGGATAGAGCTATGTTTGCAGGCCAAATCATACAATATAAGGTAAAACCTTTTCCAGGTTATTCTACCAAATGGGTAACGGAAATCACCCATATAAGCGAAGGTGAATATTTTGTGGATGAGCAGCGATTTGGACCTTATGCCCTTTGGCATCATAAACATTTTATAAAAGAAATTGATGGTGGGGTGGAAATGGAAGATATAATCGACTATAAAATTCCTTTTGGTTGGCTTGGACAATTGGCACACCCACTAATAGTGAAAAAACAACTACTAGAAATTTTTGGTTACCGAGAAGCAAAATTAATTGAACTGTTTAGTAAAATTGATGGTATACCAAACGAACTTACTTTAAAATCTATATAA